In Populus alba chromosome 4, ASM523922v2, whole genome shotgun sequence, the genomic window TTTCAAGATAACTTGcatgtcaaattcaaaataaaattcttaaatccTCAATTACTTATACACATTaactatgatttaaaaatataaaaatatccccACAACGACACTTCGTCTTGAACATGAAGGTTAATAACCTGTCGTCTCCCATTCCAGGCAGAACAGGGAACTGACTCTCACTCTAATAAACAGCGACTTTTTCTCTGTAGTCTGGCCTTTTGGTCTGCCTTTCAAATCACAAAAGGTTGTTTTGCTTTCAAGCTTCAGTCTGGTATGTAAATTCACTGACTCTCACTCTAATAAAAAGCGACTTTTTCTCTGTAGTCTGGCCTTTTGGTCTGCCTTTCAAATCACAAAAGGTTGTTTTGCTTTCAAGCTTCAGTCTGGTATGTAAATTCTTTATCTGGGCTTTGCTTTCtacatatctttttatttacatGCATGTGTATTGatacatttaaaattaatgggTTGTGATTATCTTTTTTGGTTTAGTAGATAATGGACTTGAAAGATGAAGTGCAGAGAGTTAGATTTTGGATTAAGCAGGCAAGTTTCATTTGCTACCATTGAATTCCTGGGAaccttttcttaattgtttttgccTCTGAAATATATGGTTGTCTGTGATTCATGtgatatgtttttttccttctgtcTACATTAAGGTAGAAAGTCACTCTGGATTTTAAGGTTTTGTGCAGATTGGAAATTTCTGGCTTCGACTAGTTTGGCATTCTGTACATCTTCTTGTGAGATTTTGGTATCTTGGAGTTGGTGTAGCTAATGTGATCGAGAGCTATTTGATCTCTAGTGGACTACTGAAGCGTTACAGATCTATTGATGTTGGGAAGCTCCGGTATCTTGCGATTGTGATAGAGAGCGATGATGCTTGCCGAATTTCGAAAGTCATTCAGCTTTTGCAATGGCTACAAGCTATTGGTGTCAAACATTTATGCCTCTATGATACAGAAGGTAAGGATGCTGGATGCCTCGTGAAACTGAGTAATTGAGTATTTTTCCCTAATAATTTCCTGTAAGGAAAGTACACTAAACtctttggatttttaaaatattttgattttgaatgttcatttttttttctaggagtGCTCAAGAAATCTAAGGAATCCATCTTGGCGAAGTTGAAAAATGCAACTTTATTTGAGGTAGCATCTTCTATCTGTATGGTGATGGTacttttgtttttcactttgcTGCCATTCAGATTGCAGGTGGCGCCTGTTTGACTGGTAATCAATTATGATCTGGCTGCCAGTGAGCATTCTTTGAAAACTCGTTAAACTGACATTTGATCCAGTGAAAGATTCATATGAATTGCAATAGGATTACTTGAATAAGGATGGCCTGGATAAATTTTGTACAATGAATTCTGGTTGAAAACTTCGTATAGTTATATCTCATGTCTTAATTGCTATTATTGCTTCATTTGAATTATTTGCAAATTATAGTGGAATGTCAGTGGCAAAGGTAGATTTCTTACTCAAGTTTTCTATCCACTTTTTGCAGGAAGCTGATGAAAGAGATTCGTTACTGGACCAGAAACACATGACTCTGGAATTTGCTTCAATCTCAGATGGAAAGGAAGCAGTGGCAAAGGGTGGTAATGTACTTTTCATGAAGTACTTGAAGATGGCTAATTCTGGTGCAGAACAGAAAGAACAGATATTCACAGAAGCTAACATGACTGAGGCACTGAGAGCTGCAGGTTTGTTCTATTTCTCGATCTGCTGAATGGTTGAAGGAATTGATTTCCTTTCAGACATAAATCTTTTGCATATTGACTGGTGATGTTCTTGAATTATGAGGTTTTGGAGGGCCAGAACCCGATCTGCTATTAGTTTATGGACCTGCAAGATGCCATCTAGGTTTCCCAGCTTGGAGAATTCGATATACCGAGATAGTGTAAGTATTCTGTCTCGATGAGGCAATTAAgatagttttatttgaaaattgtaGGTTGGAtcattcattttgtatttttgttcatCTTTGTATCACTGTGGGGAATATGGAAGCAGCAGTGGAGCTTCTTTTCTCAACCTGTATTCAGATTTTTATCAATTACTTACACCACATAATCCATTTCCTGCTGAGGTTTGCTTTTCATGGATTAAGTTGTGGCCTATTGTTGCAGACACATGGGACCCTTGAAGTCCGTGAGATACGGTTCTCTGGTGAAGGCCATTTACAAGTTCACCACAGTGCAGCAAAAGTACGGTAAGTTCCTCTTCCGAGTGTGGCAATCTGGAAAAAATATGTGGACTAGTGATCcactaaagaaaacaaaaaccagggTTGATGATTTCCTGCTAATGATTTGGCAATTGTGGAACGTGTACTGAGTATAATAGTAATCGAATTTCAAAGAAGTTGGTTTAAATTTGTCTGTTTTCATTCTTGAACAGGAACATGAACCTGCTACTTCGAGAGATTGTTGTAATGCCTCTGTCAATGCAGACTTGTTTGTACACTCACTCTCATATGTAAGCCGTGTTCAATTTGACTAATTATATTCGTACACCGAGGCATCTCTCTATCTCCATTTTTCTTCCTTCGCCTTGTAATTTAATCACAACCTAAATCGACCGCAGTTTAGCAATCCCTGTTTCGAGCTATGACATCACTCTTGTTCAAGCTGATTCAAACCAAAGCAGAGGATTAAGATGTCACAACCAACGAGCTATATACCTGCATTACTAAACTGGTGGCTCGTGGTAGTTCGGAccgatttttgttttcaaaaacaatgcttaaataatgatattatttaaaaaaaaataagaggaatTTGAGAGTTAGGCTATTGATTGTATTGGATTCAAcaatctcaattaatttaataatgtgAGAAATaggtaacaataataaataaattgaaaaataaaattggtccAAGTTAACATGGGTTAGCTCAAGAAACATGTGATCTTAGCTCAAGAAATCTGTGATCtgttatataaaattagaataatcttATGTAAAaatgaaatcagaaaaaaattaattataaaaaagacctgaaaaaaatacttaaatcaACACGAATCaatcttttaaattcaagttCCAAGGCTAGAATTATCTCATAaacagtaaattaaaaaaaattataaaattaataaaataatgagggatgagattaaaaaataaagtttcaataaaaaaaaattaaaaacaaaatagataataattaaaagaataaagatcaaatctaatataaaattataaaattttaagagatgcaattgaaaaaataattcaattaaaaaaataatataaaatatcaagggatgcaaatgaaaaatataattcaattaagagaatgattaaaaataaaaattgcaaccaaaaaataagaactactctgaaaggtaaaaaaaaaatcaaagaaaaattaaattgaaaacaaattacaacTTTATggattgtttaaaataaaataaaaaagaaaaaaacaaatgaaaaaactgCTTTGAAAATATGCAATGGAATAGACTAAAATcaagaagaaaggaaagaagaaaaaaacaaccacttaTACAAAACTCAATATCTTTTGTCCACAAGTGTCACCCTATAATGAAGGAGtaataacatcataaaagcCTAAATTTGGTGGTTGAACGACATCTTACATGTCATCTAAATAGTACAAATATTTTCACGTGTGTCCAAATAATTTGTATGAATAATCCACTTCttaacattaaataatattttttatatactaaaatactaaatttttccttcttaaacttgataataacaaaaaaatcataagaaaataaacaaaaaaaatcccttgacccaagttgaaaacaattttaatttcacgagcaatgtaattattttcatgtactctttctttcttctttttttttttttaaaaaaaacctacccACCATCCATTAAATGATATGGTAATCATTTTACGACGtagagagggagaaaaaaaaaaaaaaacaaccataccatcaccatcaccacaTCCAAAGCCAATTGTGTTTTGTTGATATTagcaaaatcataattttaccATTCCAATTCACAATGTGAATAATAAGTCTTAAGCTACGGTAAAAAAGTTATAGCGAAACCACTGtcatttttagtttcttttaataataataattaacggaacttgctattttttaaaaaatatctcaagaACATAATCGATGGGCCAACCGAGTCATCAGGTTTGCGCACTGAAATATATGCATAGTGAGCAGGGAAATCCGGGATTTATCTTTTCAAGTGGCTGAAGAACCGCGCGGTTAGAAAAAAACAGCTCTCTTGGAACAATCACCAAGTGAATGTTGATATGCTGCTTGAAATCGAGTTTGTAAAATCAAAATAGTGGGAATAATTggcattgaaattgaaaataccaCTTGGTAGATCACAACTAATAAAAAGTGGGGGACAACTCaaccacatcaaaattatatccAACTTCCCACTGCATTCAAAGACGGTGAATAGTAAAATCCTAGTTTAATATTCTGTTTCCAGGATGCCATCGATGAGCCCAAACTCCATAGCCTGCAACAAAGGGCAGCAAAAAGCAACATGGTGATTAATATGGTTGTCAAAATGCATACAGATAATTAGTAGAGTGAAAAGCTCAGACAAAAACATAGTTGGAAGCGGGTCTTAAACTGCTAAAAGATGACATGTATGCAAGTAAATGTTAGAAATGCAATCATCACCATGAATTAAGCGATCCAATCAAACGCATAATGAAGTTACAGGAGTGATGCAGGTGGTACGGAAAcatgaaagagaataaaatttaatgttatctcatatttaagatttttttaggaCATTTTCTTGTCTCCAATAATGCGAGAGTGCAGACATATATGCATTAACATCCACACGCATGCAAGTGTTTGAGCAGGTTCTATCCAAGCACTGATGTCTatctaaaaaggaaaagaaaaacaagttgCGCCACATACCTCTGAAGTGGATAAGAAACGATCTCTCTCAGTGTATTGCTGTACTTTCTCAAGGGGTTGACCAGTGAATGTAGCGTACATTTGGTCAATTTTCTGCACCAGAATTACAAGCAAAATAAGACTGCATTTTACGTTAATTAGAGCAATCTTCCATTTAAAAGTTCCAAAAACTAGCGAAGTGCTGAAGGCTTTACAGGAATTCAAACGACAAGAGCCAATAATCCCAGAGCTCTAGAACTTCAGTAAACATTGAATATCTTTTTAGCTTGAACATGCAAGTTTTGGGACATCTTGTTATAGATAAGCACCACAGGAACGGATAAATAGTCCCACCCCCcttcccaaaaaagaaaaacaccagCCCCACTAGCATGGTGCTTGCAAAACAAGTTTGTCAACTTCTCGAGTATGAACTTCAGCTTTGAGTATATGGCCCTGCCACACTCAAATCTTGAACTAGGAAACTCTTGGGTTTCCAATTGTTATTCAACCAGGCTAACAGGTATTCAGCCATTAATTGGGTTTCATCTTCCCAGCAAGTCAATCAGCATGTGAATGAACTAAGTGGGAATACTCACATGACGAGCTTGAACTGCTTCATTTACTTGGCGTCTCACATCCTCCACATGACCCTGGAAGCAAATATTGCAAATTGCATCAATGACTACAACATAAGATATATATTCATTACTATTCCAAACACCCAAGATTTTGGAACTGTTGCAATGTAGTGAACTTATATTATAAcagtttttgcattttgaatTTTGCACTCACATGCACCAGTATGCTATGACAGAAGAGCAAGTAAAACACAATAATAGAACCTtcagtaataataaaaaagatgcaGCTTTTAATTTAAGTAACAATCCGGAGATCACATACAATTAAACAGGACTAGCTAGCTTTTGATGTGAAATCATATGATGTATGTCCTAACAAAGATCCTTTTCCATTTCAGCTAGCAGCAAAAAAGGGAACTCTTGCATACTCTCAAAAGCATTAAAGAAATTTGGAAATCGATTCTCACCCCACAACCACCCTGCGGTTGGTGAATCATAATACGTGCATTAGGCATTGCATACCGCATTCCCTTCTCTCCTCCAGAAAGAAGAAGCGCTCCTTGGCTTGCAGCCACTCCAAAACATACAGTGCCAACTTTAGGCTTTATCTGAGAGCATTAAGAGTCATCAAAGATTGCATCatatagaagaagaaatcaGAGAAATGAAAAGATAGATGGATGGAACAAAATGTAATGCATACATATTTTCTGGGGCAGTTATCATTTATTTAGACAGAAGATCATATTAATTGTTTACGACTAGATGCCACTTACTTCAACGCTCAAATTATGACTTATCAAACCAACTTTATAAGTATGCCTTCACTTCATTGATCTTATAATCACTTCTCTAACACAAAGGgccaaaaacaaattttcatttgGTCTTTAAAGTTCATTTCTGTTATTACTACCACTTAGAAGGTTGTAAGATCAGAATCCCATGATGAGGTTGCCAATGTGCTAAAAGTCATGCTcggatgaaaaaagaaaatattagtgataaaaaaattacccaAGACATGCAATCATAAATTGCCAGAACAGAGTAAGTGCTTCCACCAGGACAATTCAGATACAACTGCAAATGCAATAAAAGGTCACAAGCACATAAAATTTGGCTTAAC contains:
- the LOC118039777 gene encoding uncharacterized protein; the encoded protein is MDLKDEVQRVRFWIKQIGNFWLRLVWHSVHLLVRFWYLGVGVANVIESYLISSGLLKRYRSIDVGKLRYLAIVIESDDACRISKVIQLLQWLQAIGVKHLCLYDTEGVLKKSKESILAKLKNATLFEEADERDSLLDQKHMTLEFASISDGKEAVAKGGNVLFMKYLKMANSGAEQKEQIFTEANMTEALRAAGFGGPEPDLLLVYGPARCHLGFPAWRIRYTEIVHMGPLKSVRYGSLVKAIYKFTTVQQKYGT
- the LOC118039776 gene encoding ATP-dependent Clp protease proteolytic subunit 6, chloroplastic translates to MVGASAISAPAASFSIFPRAKSPSLSLFSHRRNSVVSALPRPYSDSSTRLSLRIDEKGFRDAKQSYVTVEAKGGNPPIMPAVMTPGGPMDLSSVLFRNRIIFIGQPINSQVAQRVISQLVTLATIDEKTDILLYLNCPGGSTYSVLAIYDCMSWIKPKVGTVCFGVAASQGALLLSGGEKGMRYAMPNARIMIHQPQGGCGGHVEDVRRQVNEAVQARHKIDQMYATFTGQPLEKVQQYTERDRFLSTSEAMEFGLIDGILETEY